The Pontibacter korlensis sequence GTGCCACCAGGGTTTATACCGGCACCACCACGCCTAAGTTCGCAGGTGGTATACGCAACACCTTTGCCTACAAAAGCTTTACGCTGTCGGCCTTCATGAACTTTGTGTATGGCAACAAAGTGTATAATTATAACCGGGAGCTTTTCGATGCCGATGGTGCCTACCCTACCTACAACAGCATGGTGCTGCAGGATGGCTGGAGCCGCTGGGAGAAAGAAGGCGATATCGCCACACACCCCAGGCCTGTGTTGAACGGCAACAGAGCTTCTAACAAAGTCTCATCACGCTATCTGGAAGATGGCAGTTACCTGCGCCTGCGCAACATCACCTTGTCCTACGGCATGCCTGAGTCCGTTACCAGTCGTCTAGGGGCAGAGGGCCTTCGCCTGTTTGTAAGCGGCGACAACCTGTGGACCCTGACAGACTTCTCCGGTATGGACCCTGAGGTGGACCTGACCTCAGGTTACTCTACAACCCGCTACCCGGGCAGCAAGAAACTTATGTTCGGCGTTAACATCGACTTTTAACCCAAAACCACAGAGCCATGAATTTTGAATTCAGAAACTATCTATACCCGGCCATTCTTAGTGCTGCATTGCTTACGGGTTGTTCCGATGACCTGGACATAAAGCCGTACGATGGCCTTACCATAGACCAGACGACCAGTACGCCGGAGGGGCTGAAGGCCGCCACCATTGGTAATTACAACTACCTTAAAGACCCCTACTACACCCGTAACTTCCACATGCTGGTGGAGTATCCCAGCGATAACGTGGCGCTGAGCGGCACCACCACCGACCCGTTGTTCTACGCCTACAATTATCAGCACCTTACCTCCATGGGGATTACGGATAACTTCTTCCGGAAGGCCTACCAGGCGATCTACGGCACCAACGTGGTGATCGAGAAGCTGCAGGAGGGGCAGTCAGCGGAGTTGGACCAGGTGCTGGGGGAGAACTATTTTTTGCGGGCCATGGTGCACTTTGACTTGGTCAACATCTTTGGCCGGCCTTACGCGCAGGATGGCGGGGCTTCGCTGGGGGTGATGATCCGCAACAACACGGATATCACCGACCTGCCGCCGCGCAGCACTGTGAAAGAGGTATATGAGTTCATCGTCAGGGACCTGGAGAAGGCCGCCGGTCTGATGGGTAGTACCAAGAGCAGCAGCTTTGCCTCCAAGGAGGTGGCGCTCGCACTTCTCTCCAGGGTGCACCTGTATATGGAGCAAAACGAAAAGGCCATTGAGTATGCCGATCTGGTGATTAACTCCGGCCGCTATACCTTGCTGCCCACCGCTGACCTGCCCAATTACTTCACCTACGCCAATGAGAATAACAAAGAAACTATTTTTGCCATCAAACACACGCTGCAGGATGATCAGACGTGGGGTTCGCTGGGTTCCATGTACCTGAACGACGGGATGGGCTATGGGGAGATGTATGCCTCTGAGAGCTACCGTAACCTGATCGGCAAGTTTGAGGAGGACAGGCGCCGGGAGTTTATTGTGCCGGTTTATGAGCGCAATGCCGACGGCTCCATTAAAACGGGCGCAGACGGTAAGCCGGTATTGTCGACCAGAAACGGGTATCCGAAGTACTACATCACCAAGTATTCTTACCAGGAGGGTATTGTTACGCTGAGTTCTCCGGTGTACCTTCGCCTGGCAGAAATGTACCTGAACCGTGCTGAAGCCAAGGCCAAACTGGGCAACGACGAGGACGCGCTGGAGGATGTAAACCTGATCCGCAGAAGAGCGGGCTTGTCGGGTGATGCGCTATTCTCGGCCTCTAACATGATGGGCTATACAGATGTGCTAAATGTGGTGCTGGACGAGCGCCGCCTGGAGCTGGCTTGGGAGGCGCAGCGCAAATATGATGTGTTCCGAAACAAACGCACCATGGAGCGTAATTATCCAGGTACGCATCTCCCTTCTGGCTCGAATACACAGGAAATCCCTTACACGCATCCGCGTGTGGTGTACTTCATTCCGGAGCAGGAAATTGTGCTAAACCCAAAACTAGAGCAGAATCCTTAATTTCCTGAAGAATAAAGAGGAAGCAGGTGGACAGGATCCCCCAAGTGGGGGTACTTGTCCACCTGCTTTGTAATGATCCTGCTCTTAAGCATACAGCATAATGCATAGCAAGACCACCGTTATTATCAGCTTGGCATGTGCCATGTGGATGCTGATAGGCTGCAAGGCTAATGAAGCTCCAGTTAGTAGGAGTGAGCTGTCAGCGGCAGCCACGACACCCCAAGCAGCCTTTGTGCCCATCGGGGGTAACACCTGGAAGTCCAATAGACAGGCAGCGGGTGGAAGGGTAGACGTGCAGGGTATTACCAACTGGTCCAATGAACAAGTGTACTTTACCACTTACGTCAGGGTAGCCAAACAAGGGCCAGTGAAGGTGTGGCTAAACCTGCGGGTACCGCAGGGCAAAACCAGGCTCCAGCTGGAGGCGTTGGAAAAGGCCGAAACGGTAACAGTGCAGGGCACTGCCTTGCAGGATCATTATGTGGGGGAGTGGCAGGTAGTCGACACTGGTTATGTGGCGTTCACCATAAGAGGCATTGACAGGAAAGGAAGCATCTTTGCCGACGTGGCAGCTATAAAGCTGGAAGGAGAGGCGGTTGATGCGCAAACAAAGTACGTGAAGAACAATGAAGGTAACTTCTATTATTGGGGCCGTCGAGGGCCTTCGGTGCACCTGAACTACCCCTTGCCGGATGAAACAGACATAGAGTGGTTTTACAATGAGGTAACCGTGCCGGAGGGTAGCGATATGATCGGCTCCTACTTTATGGCAAATGGCTTTGCAGAAGGGTATTTCGGTATTCAGGTGAACTCGGAAACAGAGCGGCGTGTGCTGTTCTCGGTTTGGAGCCCTTTCAACACCGATGATCCTGAGAGCATACCCGATGACCAGAAGATTCAGCTCCTGAAGAAAGGCGATGGGGTCTTCACCGGCGAGTTCGGCAATGAGGGCTCGGGCGGGCAAAGTTACCTGAAGTATAACTGGAAGGCCGGTACGACGTATAGGTTCCTGCTACAGGGGAAGCCTGATGGCGTTGGTTATACTTCTTTTACAGCCTATTTTTACGCCCCGGAGCGTGACCAATGGATGCTGATTGCCAGCTTTAGGCGGCCGCAAACAAACACCTACCTGAAACGCATCCACTCGTTTCTAGAGAACTTTATGCCCGAGTATGGTGATGCGGAGCGAAAAGTACTGTTTTCAAACCAGTGGGCCCGCGACGTGAACGGCAACTGGGTTGAGCTGACAAAGTCCCAATTCACAGCAGATAACACCGCCAGCGTCGGCTATAGAATGGACTATGCCGGAGGCCGGGCAGGTGCTGATTATTACCTCCGAAACTGCGGTTTCTTCAGCGACTATACACCTATAGGAAGCTGGTACGAAAGACCTGCGACAGGCAGCGTGCCACAGATCAGCTTAGAGAGTTTAGTCTATATGGCTAAGTAGCCTGACGAGCCTTATTTGCGCTTAGGACATGGCATGCCGGGTGCACTGGGACAGAGCTTAGCTGCAAAAATGGTGAGGAGTGCCCTGTCGCCCAACGACTGCATAAATCTAATCTTTAGAGTTCGATTGCAATAAGAGTAGTTAATAGCTATATATTGTGAGCTCCCTGGCCCATGACATGCTCGAGGTGCTTCAGCCGGTAGGGGAGCAAGAGGATTTGTTTAGCCAAAGATAACCCCACTAGCAGCATTAGATGCGACTGGATCGTTGCAGGTCCTTACAAACAGAGCGCAGGAAGTAACCGGGGAATCATCTCCTGCATCTGAAGCCCTGGAGTTGGCGCGGTACCGCCTTTGCGGCAGTTGATTCAATCGGCTGGTATATACTTTCAGCCTACCCCTCAGGCAGCATGAGGTCTTGCGAAAGAAATGTGTATGATAAGCAGTTTGTAGTAATTACATTTGCTCCTATAATCAATGAAAGTTGATTTGGATTTGATGAGAAGAACGTCGGCACTTGCCGGCGTTCTTCTCGTTTATAGCCCTGGCACATGACAGGCCATCTATATGGTACTTGGCATGAGCATGCAAAGACAAAAGCACTGATATGGATCCTATCCTCAACGAACTGCAGCAGGCGACAGAAGGCCTGTTTTTCCGGAGCGAATCCGACTACCCTTTCGAGATCGTGGACATGGGACGGGCCGAGCACCTGGACCCGACGCCCGGGCAGCTGCTCACCATGCTCGACAGGCCCCAGGACACGGCGTCCGAGGTAGTGGACCTGCCTTACTTTTTGCGCAACATGACGCGGGTGCGCCCCGAGCACAGCGAGGCTATGCGGCAGGAGGCCGAACGCTTCCAGGCATTGGAACAGCTGCTGACCGCAAAGCTCCGGCACGTGAAGGTCATCCGGCTGGGGAGCGTAAAGGTGGAGGCCTTTATCCTGGGCAGCACGGAGAAAGGGCGCCTGGTGGGCCTGAAGACCCACCTGATCGAGACCTGAGCCTTTATGTGGTGCAATTCAATAGACATAACCGTAGGGTAACAGGAAGGTAACATAAGGGAAACAGGGGCGATTAACTTGGCAGATCGGGCCGCGGCTAGGAAATTTATTCCTAACTTCGTCGCTCAATCAATCCAAATTTATCACCCTTACAATCTGTTACATGTTACAACTCTACATGCGCGGCAGACGGGCATTTGCGCTGCTGCTGTTTTTGATTTGGAGTGCGTCGGCTACCCTGCTAGCAGGCGCCGCCGCCGCCCAGACCTTTCCCGAGACCTTTGAGTCCGGCTCCAAGGGAGGCTACGCCACCGGCTCAGTGGAGCTGGGAAGCGGCACCTGGACACTGGACGATGCACTGATCGGTAGCACCGACTCAGACAAGAAGGAGGGCGAGAAGTCCGCGCGCATCCGCAACACCGGCAAGCTTACCATGAACACCTTCCTGGAAGGGGGCGCCGGCACGGTGACTGTCCGCCACGCCATCTACGGCAACGACGCGGGTAGCGGCTGGGAGCTCTGGGCCATGGCCAACAATAGTGCCTGCGGCTGCGAGAAGTGGACTAAGGTAGGCGCTACCGTCATCTCCTCTTCCTCTACCCTGGAGACCGCTACCTTCACGGTGAACACCACGGCGCCAGTGCGCTTTGAGCTGCGCAAGGTGTCGGGCGGCACAGCCCGCATCAACATCGACGACTTTGCCGTGAGCGGCTACGACCCGACCGTGCCACAGCACCCGGACAACGACCACCTGGCCCTGGGCAATCCGAGCAACGCCGTTACTGACGTCAACTCTCCCAATAACTACCTGATGCGCAAGCCGCAGTACGCGCTCTCCTACAGCCGTGAGCGTGCCACCCCGAACTGGGTGAGCTGGCACCTGGACGCCGGTGACCGTGGCAGCGCTTCACGCCAGGACGACTTCCGCGAGGACCCGACGCTTCCGGCTGGCTGGTACCGCGTGAACGAGAACAGCTACCGTGGCAGCGGCTTTGACCGTGGCCACAACACGCCTTCTGCTGACAGGACCGCCACCGTGGCTGACAACTCGGCCACCTTCCTGATGACCAACATGATCCCGCAGGCCCCGCAGAACAACCAGCAGACCTGGAACAACTTTGAGCAGTACACCCGCTCGTTCATTAACTCGGGCTATGAGGTGTACCTGATCATGGGCAACTACGGCGTGGGCGGCACCGGCTCGAACGGCGGCACCACCTCTACCATTGACCAGGGCCGCGTGACGGTGCCGAACCGCGTGTGGAAAGTGGCTGTGATCCTGCCGGTTGGGGACAACGACGTTTCCCGCATTTCAGCCGAGACGCGCATCATCGCCATCGATACCCCGAACTCGAACAGCATCAACTCAGGCTGGGGCGCCTACCGCGTCTCTGTCGATGAGATCGAGGAGGCGACAGGCCTGGACCTCTTGTCTAACCTGCCCGAGAGCGTGCAGGCTGTTGTGGAGGCCAAGGTGGACAACGGTCCGACGAACTAACCTAACATCCAGGGAATATAAACCAGACATCAGATGAGACATTTCTATAGATCACATGCTTACCGCCATGGCCTGCTTGCCCTGGCACTGGCCCTGCTGCTGCCGCTTCTGGCCGTGGCCCAGACAAAGGAGCCTTACCGCCTGAGCGGCGGCAACTACACCGAGCGCTATGACGCCATAGCAGCATGGGCGGCCGACTTCGCCTCCGGCCAGGGGGCTGCGCCTTACCAGGCCGCCACACCGAGCCCGGTGCTGCCCTCGCAAAATAAGGTGTTCTCCTCCGGCACAGGTAGTGGGGTGCAGAAGGGCTCGGAGAGCATTGTGCTGCTGGCCACCGGCTCCACAGACGGGCAGAACGCGGCAGCCTTCGACCTGCTGCTCGACTTCTCCGGCACCAGAGCAGGCATCCTGAGCCTGGACTGGGCCTCGGTGAGCAACTCCACGGGCAACCGTAAGGCTACCTTCAGCATCCAGGCCAACACGGGTGCGGACGGCACCTTTGAGGAGCTTGCCGGCACCACGGTGGAGATCACCAACAATGACCCCACGAACGGCGCCCTGACCAGCATCGCGCTGCCGAGCGCCTTTGATGGCAAGGCAGACGCCAGGCTACGCTTCTTTTTGATCACCTCCTCCGGGGGTACGACAGGCAGCCGTCCGAAGATGAGCCTGGACAACCTGGTGATCACTTCCACGCCCACCGAAGGGGAGCCGGGCACGACAGATCCGGGTACCACAGCTCCGGCCGTAGCGCTCTCTAAGACCTCCCTGCCGGACTTTGGCCAGGTGGAGGTGGGCGCTGTCTCCGCCGGGCAAAGCTTCACGGTGAGCGGGGAGAACCTGAGTGGGGACATCACCATCACGCCTGCCGCAGGCTTTGAGATCCGCGTGGGAGACAACGCCTTCGCCTGCTGCGCCATCACGCTCGGCCCTGAAGAGGGAAGCCTTGCCAGCACCACCGTGGAGGTACGCTTTGCGCCGGGTGCAGCCGAAGCCTTCACGGGCAGCATCGAGGTGTCCGGCGGTGGGGATGAGGCACAGGCAGTAGCCGTAACAGGCACCGGCATAGCGGCCCTGTACCCGGCCACGCTGACCAGCGCGACTGTCACCGAGATCACGACCAGCTCAGCCGTGGCAGGCGGCACGATCGCCTCAGATGGCGGTAGTGAAGTTACTGCCCGTGGCGTGGTGTGGTCCACGGAGGTGAACCCGACCACAGCCGATTCCAAGACAGCCGACGGTACCGGCTCAGGCGCTTTCACCAGCACAATCTCCGGCCTGATGCACAGCACAGTGTATTATGTGCGCGCCTACGCGACTAACGCCGTGGGCACTGTTTATGGGCAGGAGCGCACCTTTACCACGGCCGCCGTACAACTTGCCGCAGAGCCTACCACGGCACCGGAGATCGCCATCAGCGAGGTGACAGGTGCTTCTTTGCTGCTGACCCTTTCCGGCGGTGACGGCGCCAAGCGCCTTGTGCTGGCGCGCCAGGGCGCGGCGGTGGACGCCAGCCCAGCGGATGGCACGGCCTATGCCGCAAACGCTACCTTCCGCCAGGGCCAGGAAGTTGGCACCGGCAACTTTGTGGTCTACAACGGTACTGGCACCGAGGTGGAGGTGACAGGCCTGAGAGGGGCCAGCGAGTACCACTTTGCCGTGTTTGCCTATAACGACAATGACACTGAATTTGCCCAGAACTACCTGACCACCGCTGTGGGCAGGGCCAGCGCCACCACACCGGAGGCGGCAGGCTTCGTGGCCTTTGAGGAGAACTTCAACTATGCGGCAGGGGAGCTGCTGACAGACAACGGCTGGGCGGCCCACAGCGGCGGCTCCACCAACGCCATAGCGGTGGCCTCTGAGGGCCTTTCTTACGAGGGTTATCCTTCCAGCGGCATTGGCAACAGCGCCTCTTTTACAGCCAGCGGACAGGACGTGAACCGCTCGTTTGAGGCGATTGGCCCGGGCACGCCTGTCTATGCTTCCTTCCTGGTGAACGTGGCCACAGCCAGCTCGGGAGGGGACTACTTCCTGCACCTGGGCCCGTCCAGCCTGGGCACCACCTTCCGCAACCGCGTGTACGTGCGCGCCAGCTCAGAAGGCAAGGTGCAGTTTGGCATCAGCGGCAGCGGCTCTGAGCAGGCCTACACCACCACCGAGTACAATGTGAATACTACTTACCTGCTCGTGACCAAGTACGTATTTGACGAGACGGGTACCACAGCCACCCTCTACGTGAATCCGGCTGGCACGGAGCCGGCAGCAGGCCAGGCTGAGCTGGCAGAGGGAGCCGACAAATCACCGTCCGACATCGGCACGATCGCCCTGCGCCAGGGCTCCGGCTCACCGGTGCTGACGATTGACGGCATCCGCGTGGCCACAGACTACAGCCTGTTGCTGGGCGTGGAGGCATGCCAGGCGCCGGCGACGCCGACTGTTGCTGCACAGGGCATGGAGCTGACGGTGACCAACCCGGCAGAGGGCACTGTATCTTACCAGTGGTACCTGAACGGCACGGCCATCGAAGGCGCCACGGGCATAAGCTACACGGCCACCGAGGCTGGCAGCTACTCAGTGATTGCCCTGGCCGGCGAGTGCAGCTCTGAGGCCTCTGCCGCGCAGGAGGTCACGGTGACGGGTATTCAGGACAAGCTGCTCAAGAAAGGCGTGGCGGTCTACCCGGTTCCGGCCACGGACAGGCTACGCATCCAGGCAGGCGAGACAGGCCAGGGCACAGCCACCATCAGGCTGTACGACCTGCTGGGCCGCCAAGTACTTACCCGCCAGGCACGCACCAGCGGTGAGCTGGATATCGTGCTGGAGGTAAGGAGTCTGCGCCGCGGCACCTATGTGCTGGTGGTGGAGACACCGCAAGGCTTCATCACCCGG is a genomic window containing:
- a CDS encoding T9SS type A sorting domain-containing protein translates to MRHFYRSHAYRHGLLALALALLLPLLAVAQTKEPYRLSGGNYTERYDAIAAWAADFASGQGAAPYQAATPSPVLPSQNKVFSSGTGSGVQKGSESIVLLATGSTDGQNAAAFDLLLDFSGTRAGILSLDWASVSNSTGNRKATFSIQANTGADGTFEELAGTTVEITNNDPTNGALTSIALPSAFDGKADARLRFFLITSSGGTTGSRPKMSLDNLVITSTPTEGEPGTTDPGTTAPAVALSKTSLPDFGQVEVGAVSAGQSFTVSGENLSGDITITPAAGFEIRVGDNAFACCAITLGPEEGSLASTTVEVRFAPGAAEAFTGSIEVSGGGDEAQAVAVTGTGIAALYPATLTSATVTEITTSSAVAGGTIASDGGSEVTARGVVWSTEVNPTTADSKTADGTGSGAFTSTISGLMHSTVYYVRAYATNAVGTVYGQERTFTTAAVQLAAEPTTAPEIAISEVTGASLLLTLSGGDGAKRLVLARQGAAVDASPADGTAYAANATFRQGQEVGTGNFVVYNGTGTEVEVTGLRGASEYHFAVFAYNDNDTEFAQNYLTTAVGRASATTPEAAGFVAFEENFNYAAGELLTDNGWAAHSGGSTNAIAVASEGLSYEGYPSSGIGNSASFTASGQDVNRSFEAIGPGTPVYASFLVNVATASSGGDYFLHLGPSSLGTTFRNRVYVRASSEGKVQFGISGSGSEQAYTTTEYNVNTTYLLVTKYVFDETGTTATLYVNPAGTEPAAGQAELAEGADKSPSDIGTIALRQGSGSPVLTIDGIRVATDYSLLLGVEACQAPATPTVAAQGMELTVTNPAEGTVSYQWYLNGTAIEGATGISYTATEAGSYSVIALAGECSSEASAAQEVTVTGIQDKLLKKGVAVYPVPATDRLRIQAGETGQGTATIRLYDLLGRQVLTRQARTSGELDIVLEVRSLRRGTYVLVVETPQGFITRKVMLQ
- a CDS encoding DNA/RNA non-specific endonuclease, which translates into the protein MLQLYMRGRRAFALLLFLIWSASATLLAGAAAAQTFPETFESGSKGGYATGSVELGSGTWTLDDALIGSTDSDKKEGEKSARIRNTGKLTMNTFLEGGAGTVTVRHAIYGNDAGSGWELWAMANNSACGCEKWTKVGATVISSSSTLETATFTVNTTAPVRFELRKVSGGTARINIDDFAVSGYDPTVPQHPDNDHLALGNPSNAVTDVNSPNNYLMRKPQYALSYSRERATPNWVSWHLDAGDRGSASRQDDFREDPTLPAGWYRVNENSYRGSGFDRGHNTPSADRTATVADNSATFLMTNMIPQAPQNNQQTWNNFEQYTRSFINSGYEVYLIMGNYGVGGTGSNGGTTSTIDQGRVTVPNRVWKVAVILPVGDNDVSRISAETRIIAIDTPNSNSINSGWGAYRVSVDEIEEATGLDLLSNLPESVQAVVEAKVDNGPTN
- a CDS encoding RagB/SusD family nutrient uptake outer membrane protein, which codes for MNFEFRNYLYPAILSAALLTGCSDDLDIKPYDGLTIDQTTSTPEGLKAATIGNYNYLKDPYYTRNFHMLVEYPSDNVALSGTTTDPLFYAYNYQHLTSMGITDNFFRKAYQAIYGTNVVIEKLQEGQSAELDQVLGENYFLRAMVHFDLVNIFGRPYAQDGGASLGVMIRNNTDITDLPPRSTVKEVYEFIVRDLEKAAGLMGSTKSSSFASKEVALALLSRVHLYMEQNEKAIEYADLVINSGRYTLLPTADLPNYFTYANENNKETIFAIKHTLQDDQTWGSLGSMYLNDGMGYGEMYASESYRNLIGKFEEDRRREFIVPVYERNADGSIKTGADGKPVLSTRNGYPKYYITKYSYQEGIVTLSSPVYLRLAEMYLNRAEAKAKLGNDEDALEDVNLIRRRAGLSGDALFSASNMMGYTDVLNVVLDERRLELAWEAQRKYDVFRNKRTMERNYPGTHLPSGSNTQEIPYTHPRVVYFIPEQEIVLNPKLEQNP
- a CDS encoding DUF3472 domain-containing protein, whose amino-acid sequence is MHSKTTVIISLACAMWMLIGCKANEAPVSRSELSAAATTPQAAFVPIGGNTWKSNRQAAGGRVDVQGITNWSNEQVYFTTYVRVAKQGPVKVWLNLRVPQGKTRLQLEALEKAETVTVQGTALQDHYVGEWQVVDTGYVAFTIRGIDRKGSIFADVAAIKLEGEAVDAQTKYVKNNEGNFYYWGRRGPSVHLNYPLPDETDIEWFYNEVTVPEGSDMIGSYFMANGFAEGYFGIQVNSETERRVLFSVWSPFNTDDPESIPDDQKIQLLKKGDGVFTGEFGNEGSGGQSYLKYNWKAGTTYRFLLQGKPDGVGYTSFTAYFYAPERDQWMLIASFRRPQTNTYLKRIHSFLENFMPEYGDAERKVLFSNQWARDVNGNWVELTKSQFTADNTASVGYRMDYAGGRAGADYYLRNCGFFSDYTPIGSWYERPATGSVPQISLESLVYMAK
- a CDS encoding nuclease A inhibitor family protein, with protein sequence MDPILNELQQATEGLFFRSESDYPFEIVDMGRAEHLDPTPGQLLTMLDRPQDTASEVVDLPYFLRNMTRVRPEHSEAMRQEAERFQALEQLLTAKLRHVKVIRLGSVKVEAFILGSTEKGRLVGLKTHLIET